In Halomarina salina, one DNA window encodes the following:
- a CDS encoding HalOD1 output domain-containing protein yields the protein MTDLRPSVALVEAVATEAGCHPVDLPPLYDTLDPDALDRLFPLRGDGEIVLHYHGYEVTLRDVDDITVDELDATSDRNELAAGVSN from the coding sequence ATGACAGACCTACGCCCTTCCGTCGCGCTCGTCGAAGCGGTCGCAACTGAAGCAGGCTGCCACCCGGTCGACCTCCCCCCGCTGTACGACACGCTCGACCCGGACGCGCTGGATCGACTGTTCCCGCTCCGCGGTGACGGCGAGATCGTCCTCCACTACCACGGCTACGAGGTGACGCTCCGGGACGTCGACGACATCACCGTCGACGAACTCGATGCGACGAGCGACCGGAACGAACTCGCGGCCGGTGTCTCGAACTGA
- a CDS encoding DUF5795 family protein, with the protein MENRVVQGRMVTPQSLAELIEGDSVMDAENISDADRDCPECGENVVEVGYMPSVTEFVTGYKCQECDWATTDRDE; encoded by the coding sequence ATGGAGAACCGCGTCGTTCAGGGCCGGATGGTCACGCCCCAGTCGCTGGCCGAACTCATCGAAGGCGACTCCGTGATGGACGCCGAGAACATCTCTGACGCCGACCGGGACTGCCCCGAGTGCGGCGAGAACGTCGTCGAGGTGGGATACATGCCGTCGGTGACGGAGTTCGTCACCGGCTACAAGTGCCAGGAGTGCGACTGGGCGACGACCGACCGAGACGAGTAG
- a CDS encoding potassium channel family protein: MRELRNIGGLHPSDYTRRQWFVLLYALGLVSTVLAFTLAYWWGMRTLENEPRTIYRSLNAVVATMTTTGYGADAPWQTRAMNLLMVTMQFGGVVIGFVTLRVLIIPLFERAPLKLDDRLSLKNDHVVITEYQRDTEELLDELERLDVGYVLLDPDQTEAKRLSDEGYQAINGDAESRADLDRASIEDASLLITDAGDRTASIALTAREANEDLRVVSFMRSTRRRSALEQAGVDRTVAPHALIGRRLAEKATTPVSIDAPGGDNDGFVVREILVRRGSPLHGARVGDSPLANHPSLTLVGGWFDGELRLPASPDDRLAPNTVLLVAGDEGAITDVISETSGVQSPRATPPSRVVVAGLGDGGAAATEVLRDHASVTTIDERQEADPDVVGDVTEPETLRAAEIGDASALVVTVDDDSTGLLTVALARSLAPDVEILARVVDTEKASPAFRAGADYVLSVQRICARLVAAEVHGERVMNPVRQVRLVRSDAAPFEGRRLADVRRRTDRDWTVLGLVRDGSVSTAGEAVIEAEDELLVVGSDQAMQRFERTGPGS; encoded by the coding sequence ATGCGCGAACTCCGGAACATCGGCGGCTTACATCCCAGCGACTACACGCGGCGGCAGTGGTTCGTCCTCCTCTACGCCCTCGGGCTCGTCTCGACCGTCCTCGCCTTCACGCTGGCCTACTGGTGGGGGATGCGGACGCTCGAGAACGAACCCCGAACGATCTACCGCTCGTTGAACGCCGTCGTCGCGACGATGACCACGACCGGGTACGGAGCCGACGCACCGTGGCAGACGCGGGCGATGAACCTGCTCATGGTGACGATGCAGTTCGGCGGCGTCGTCATCGGGTTCGTGACGCTGCGCGTGCTCATCATCCCGCTCTTCGAACGGGCGCCCCTCAAACTGGACGACCGGCTCTCGCTCAAGAACGACCACGTGGTCATCACGGAGTACCAGCGCGACACGGAGGAGCTGCTCGACGAACTCGAGCGACTCGACGTCGGGTACGTGCTGCTCGACCCGGACCAGACCGAGGCGAAACGGCTCTCCGACGAGGGCTACCAGGCCATCAACGGCGACGCCGAATCGCGCGCCGACCTCGACCGCGCGAGCATCGAGGACGCGTCGTTGCTCATCACCGACGCCGGAGACAGGACAGCGAGCATCGCGTTGACGGCACGCGAGGCCAACGAGGACCTGCGCGTCGTCAGCTTCATGCGTTCGACCCGGCGACGGTCGGCGCTCGAGCAAGCCGGGGTCGACCGAACCGTCGCACCGCACGCCCTCATCGGACGACGGCTCGCCGAGAAGGCGACCACTCCGGTATCCATCGACGCACCGGGGGGCGACAACGACGGGTTCGTCGTTCGGGAGATACTCGTCCGGAGAGGCAGCCCGTTACACGGCGCTCGCGTCGGGGATTCGCCGCTGGCGAACCATCCGTCGCTGACGCTCGTCGGCGGCTGGTTCGACGGGGAGTTACGACTGCCGGCGTCGCCCGACGACCGACTCGCGCCGAACACCGTCCTCCTCGTCGCCGGAGACGAGGGTGCGATCACCGACGTCATCAGCGAAACCTCGGGGGTACAGTCACCGCGTGCCACCCCACCGTCTCGTGTCGTCGTCGCTGGACTCGGCGACGGAGGCGCTGCTGCTACCGAGGTGCTTCGCGACCACGCGTCGGTGACGACGATCGACGAACGACAGGAGGCAGACCCGGACGTCGTCGGTGACGTCACCGAACCCGAGACGCTTCGTGCTGCCGAAATCGGCGACGCCTCTGCGCTCGTCGTCACCGTCGACGACGACTCGACCGGCCTGCTGACCGTCGCGCTGGCCCGGTCGCTCGCTCCCGACGTGGAGATTCTCGCACGCGTCGTCGATACGGAGAAGGCGTCCCCCGCGTTCAGAGCGGGAGCCGACTACGTGCTCTCGGTGCAGCGAATCTGTGCGCGACTCGTCGCGGCCGAGGTACACGGCGAGCGGGTGATGAACCCCGTCCGTCAGGTTCGTCTGGTGCGGAGCGATGCGGCCCCGTTCGAGGGGCGTCGACTGGCAGACGTCCGGCGTCGTACGGACCGGGACTGGACGGTGCTGGGACTCGTCCGCGACGGGTCGGTCTCCACCGCTGGAGAGGCGGTAATCGAAGCGGAAGACGAGCTACTGGTCGTCGGGAGCGACCAGGCGATGCAGCGTTTCGAGCGCACGGGACCGGGCTCTTGA
- a CDS encoding DNA polymerase Y family protein has product MHGGGATDAHDDDRVVLHVDMDCFYAACERRREPALEGKPVVVGMGYEDGASHGAVATASYEAREHGVESAQPISQALDALPRVESGSECNGSECEESPGDDDNEADVGSVTETTDEETPRGYYRSVDLEYYESVSAEVKAILHEVSETVREVSIDEAYLDVTGRVGWHSVDVFARSLRERIHEEVGVPASVGVAPNMSTAKIASDHDKPDGLVVVEPDEVREFLAPLPVDDLHGVGPVTARELRSMGIETAGDLAAADRTELVDRFGARGREFHERARGVDRRVVEPVGRPKSLSSESAFTEQTADPERIRGRLTDLAMEVVERADARGALYKTIGIKVVRPPFDVSTRERSLSGPVADADLVQSVVADLAEEFEGETVRKLGVRVSNLSFGEGTQSGLDRWEGMEEVGEETEPSVEDASDPHATNGDEGVASLDRFVRDGGTDPATDDAEPNGRTTDDPPGMGDPPATRRLPPGQTTVFDFV; this is encoded by the coding sequence ATGCACGGCGGTGGGGCGACCGACGCGCACGACGACGACCGGGTCGTCCTCCACGTCGATATGGACTGTTTCTACGCGGCGTGCGAGCGCCGACGCGAACCCGCACTCGAAGGGAAGCCCGTCGTCGTCGGCATGGGCTACGAGGACGGCGCGAGCCACGGCGCTGTGGCGACGGCGAGCTACGAAGCCCGCGAACACGGCGTCGAGAGCGCCCAGCCCATCTCCCAGGCGCTCGACGCGCTCCCACGAGTCGAGTCCGGGTCCGAGTGCAACGGCTCCGAGTGCGAGGAGTCGCCCGGCGACGACGACAACGAGGCAGACGTCGGGTCTGTGACCGAAACAACCGACGAAGAGACCCCACGCGGATACTACCGGAGCGTGGACCTGGAGTACTACGAGTCGGTCAGCGCCGAGGTGAAGGCCATCCTCCACGAGGTGAGCGAGACGGTCCGGGAGGTGAGCATCGACGAGGCGTACCTCGACGTCACCGGACGGGTCGGCTGGCACAGCGTGGACGTGTTCGCCCGGAGCCTCCGCGAGCGAATCCACGAGGAGGTCGGCGTGCCCGCCAGCGTCGGCGTCGCGCCCAACATGTCGACGGCGAAGATCGCGAGCGACCACGACAAGCCGGACGGACTCGTCGTCGTCGAACCCGACGAGGTGCGGGAGTTCCTGGCTCCGTTGCCGGTGGACGACCTCCACGGCGTAGGCCCGGTCACCGCGCGCGAACTGCGTTCGATGGGCATCGAGACTGCCGGTGACCTCGCGGCCGCCGACCGGACGGAACTGGTCGACCGGTTCGGTGCTCGCGGCCGCGAGTTCCACGAGCGCGCCCGTGGCGTCGACCGCCGCGTGGTCGAACCGGTGGGCCGCCCCAAGAGCCTCTCCAGCGAGTCCGCGTTCACCGAGCAGACGGCCGACCCCGAGCGCATCCGCGGACGGCTGACCGACCTCGCGATGGAGGTGGTCGAGCGGGCCGACGCGCGGGGCGCGCTGTACAAGACCATCGGCATCAAAGTCGTCCGGCCTCCGTTCGACGTCAGCACCCGCGAGCGGTCGCTGTCGGGGCCGGTCGCGGATGCCGACCTCGTCCAGTCGGTCGTCGCCGACCTCGCCGAGGAGTTCGAGGGGGAGACGGTCCGCAAACTCGGCGTCCGCGTCTCGAACCTCTCGTTCGGCGAGGGGACGCAGTCCGGACTGGACCGCTGGGAGGGGATGGAGGAGGTGGGCGAGGAGACGGAACCGTCGGTCGAGGACGCCAGCGACCCACACGCCACGAACGGGGACGAGGGCGTCGCCTCGCTCGACCGGTTCGTGCGGGACGGCGGAACCGACCCGGCGACCGACGACGCAGAGCCGAATGGGAGGACCACCGACGACCCACCGGGAATGGGAGACCCACCGGCGACCCGTCGGCTACCCCCCGGGCAGACCACGGTGTTCGACTTCGTGTGA
- a CDS encoding phytoene/squalene synthase family protein, with protein sequence MTDTHVESARTEPTPLSWCHDVVPTVSRSFAVTVRLLDAPMDDYICVGYLLCRVPDTVEDARHIPSDEKVRLLRTYDAALDPSDPTTVEAFLDAVEPWIPADVDDDWTVVRETKRVVSAFDAFDADVRGAMRPPIRELVCGMARFVEESAQGVGLRIDTQEDLDRYCDVVAGTVGHLVTNLVAFDSDPETERYLRERAEGFGRLLQLVNVVKDVHADYHEEDNVYVPREWLADDVPQDRLLADEHRAGTRRALQRVIGHARSFRVDAHEYLERCARTAQLSLPPFGLPYLLALATLRELEGDLDAVLSGATVKVSREEVHELTAVLTAAPFDHTLLDELERSVQRNRRPE encoded by the coding sequence ATGACCGACACTCACGTCGAGTCCGCCAGGACGGAACCGACGCCACTCTCGTGGTGTCACGACGTCGTCCCGACGGTCTCTCGGTCGTTCGCGGTCACCGTCCGCCTGCTCGACGCCCCGATGGACGACTACATCTGCGTCGGCTACCTGCTCTGTCGCGTCCCCGACACCGTCGAGGACGCGCGTCACATTCCGAGCGACGAGAAGGTGCGACTCCTCCGGACGTACGACGCGGCGCTCGACCCGTCCGACCCGACGACCGTCGAGGCCTTCCTCGACGCCGTCGAACCGTGGATTCCGGCCGACGTGGACGACGACTGGACGGTCGTCCGCGAGACGAAGCGCGTCGTGAGCGCGTTCGACGCGTTCGACGCCGACGTGCGCGGCGCGATGCGGCCGCCGATTCGAGAACTCGTCTGCGGGATGGCGAGGTTCGTCGAGGAGAGCGCGCAGGGGGTCGGCCTCCGCATCGACACCCAGGAGGACCTCGACCGGTACTGCGACGTCGTCGCCGGCACCGTCGGGCACCTCGTGACGAACCTGGTCGCGTTCGACAGCGACCCGGAGACCGAGCGCTACCTGCGCGAGCGCGCCGAGGGGTTCGGCCGCCTGCTCCAGCTCGTCAACGTCGTCAAGGACGTCCACGCCGACTACCACGAGGAGGACAACGTCTACGTCCCGCGGGAGTGGTTGGCCGACGACGTGCCACAGGACCGACTGCTCGCCGACGAACACCGCGCCGGGACGCGTCGAGCGCTCCAGCGCGTCATCGGGCACGCCCGGTCGTTCCGGGTCGACGCCCACGAGTACCTCGAACGCTGCGCCCGAACCGCACAGCTCTCGCTCCCGCCGTTCGGACTCCCGTACCTGCTCGCACTGGCGACGCTGCGCGAACTCGAAGGCGACCTCGACGCCGTCCTCTCCGGGGCGACGGTGAAGGTCTCGCGCGAGGAGGTCCACGAACTGACGGCGGTGCTGACCGCAGCGCCGTTCGACCACACGCTGCTCGACGAACTGGAGCGGTCGGTCCAGAGGAACCGCAGACCCGAGTGA